The following coding sequences lie in one Aspergillus puulaauensis MK2 DNA, chromosome 3, nearly complete sequence genomic window:
- a CDS encoding uncharacterized protein (TransMembrane:2 (i12-38o69-89i)), producing MSIKGVCNFRSLVILDLSAHCMASALIRVTFFLGQYLYLQLRAPSSKLLNDILHYTTSLYLHTFTFGNLYSQTPTCFPPLFLLFLFFFATHTAPPSTHLSSESCFPLSFSAEVKSKICFYIIDW from the coding sequence ATGAGCATCAAGGGGGTTTGCAATTTCAGGAGTCTTGTTATTTTGGACCTTTCAGCTCATTGCATGGCGTCGGCTTTGATCAGGgttactttctttcttgggCAGTACCTATACCTTCAACTTCGCGCGCCGTCGTCCAAACTGTTGAACGACATTTTACACTACACTACTTCATTATACCTTCATACTTTTACTTTCGGAAATTTGTATTCTCAGACACCCACTTGTTTTCcccctctttttcttctttttcttttcttctttgctACACATACGGCGCCTCCCTCCACGCATCTATCCTCCGAGTCctgttttcctctttctttctctgccGAAGTAAAATCAAAAATTTGCTTCTATATCATTGATTGGTGA